In Flavobacterium sp. N1736, the following are encoded in one genomic region:
- a CDS encoding DHCW motif cupin fold protein, whose product MTSIPFQTIDWNLIEKTEHSGESGTAYWQTLQLGGLRIRKVTYSEKYIADHWCQKGHIVHCLEGEFISELENGQKFKLSKGITYIVSDEVSSHRSVTTKGVELLIIDGDFLR is encoded by the coding sequence ATGACTTCAATACCTTTTCAAACCATTGATTGGAATCTCATTGAAAAAACAGAACATTCGGGAGAAAGCGGAACAGCTTATTGGCAAACCTTACAATTAGGAGGTTTACGGATTCGAAAAGTTACTTATTCTGAAAAATATATTGCTGATCACTGGTGCCAAAAAGGACATATTGTACATTGTCTTGAAGGCGAATTTATTAGTGAATTAGAGAACGGACAAAAGTTTAAACTTTCAAAAGGAATCACTTATATTGTGTCTGATGAAGTCAGTTCTCACCGCTCTGTAACAACAAAAGGTGTCGAGTTATTAATAATCGATGGAGACTTTCTAAGGTAA
- a CDS encoding carboxypeptidase-like regulatory domain-containing protein, translating into MKYFAVFFFTLFSTFGFAQDTESNVPQRVSGYIINDNSKQPLSNVNIINTNKVRGAKSDAKGYFEIDVQPNDTIHFSILGFQSLRIRVTNDWIKNKVTRIQLTEKAIALEEVVIAPFNLTGYLEVDSKLIPTKENYRYSISGLTQGYEAGEYSPNAFGKVLGSIFNPADVLYGFFGKNGKELKKLKEMKKDDTVRNLLESKYDRETVSVLLGVSKDEIPEILQRCNYSDSFIQTANDLQIMDAISACYEQYKVLKRN; encoded by the coding sequence ATGAAATATTTCGCAGTTTTCTTTTTTACACTATTCTCAACTTTTGGTTTTGCGCAAGACACAGAATCTAATGTTCCGCAAAGAGTATCAGGATACATTATCAATGACAATAGTAAACAACCACTTTCTAATGTTAACATCATCAATACCAACAAAGTCCGTGGTGCAAAATCTGACGCTAAAGGATACTTTGAAATTGATGTACAGCCAAATGACACCATCCACTTTTCGATTTTAGGTTTTCAGTCTTTAAGAATCAGAGTTACCAATGACTGGATAAAAAATAAAGTAACGCGAATTCAGCTTACTGAAAAAGCAATTGCGCTTGAAGAAGTGGTTATTGCTCCTTTTAACTTAACGGGCTATCTTGAAGTCGATTCAAAATTAATTCCTACGAAAGAAAATTATCGTTACAGTATTTCTGGTCTTACACAAGGTTATGAAGCAGGTGAATATTCTCCAAATGCTTTTGGCAAGGTATTAGGATCTATTTTTAACCCCGCTGACGTTTTGTATGGTTTCTTTGGAAAAAACGGAAAAGAACTCAAGAAACTAAAGGAAATGAAGAAAGATGATACGGTTAGAAATCTTTTAGAATCAAAATATGATCGTGAAACGGTATCGGTACTTTTAGGCGTTAGTAAAGATGAAATACCTGAAATTTTACAGCGTTGTAATTACTCTGACTCTTTTATTCAAACAGCAAACGATTTACAGATTATGGACGCAATTAGCGCCTGTTATGAACAATATAAAGTATTAAAACGTAATTAA
- a CDS encoding DEAD/DEAH box helicase — MNKFEQLGLNESLLKAILDLGFENPSEVQEKAIPLLLEKDTDMVALAQTGTGKTAAFGFPLIQKIDADNRNTQALVLSPTRELCLQITNELKNYSKYEKGINVVAVYGGASITEQARDIKRGAQIIVATPGRMQDMINRGLVNIKNIDYCILDEADEMLNMGFYEDIVSILSDTPDQKSTWLFSATMPQEVARIAKQFMSDPVEITVGAKNSGSATVSHEFYLVNARDRYEALKRLADANPDIFSVVFCRTKRDTQAVAEKLIEDGYSAAALHGDLSQAQRDGVMKSFRGRQIQMLVATDVAARGIDVDNITHVVNYQLPDEIETYNHRSGRTGRAGKLGTSIVIVTKSELRKISSIERIIKQKFEEKAIPSGIEICEIQLLHLANKIKDTEVDHEIDNYLPAINNVLEGLSKEELIKKMVSVEFNRFIAYYKKNRDISNQSSGSERRERTDSEPREFNNNGAVRYFVNIGSRDNFDWMTLKDYLKETLDLGRDDVFKVDVKEGFSFFNTDPEHTDKVMEVLNNVQLEGRRINVEISKNDGGGRRDHNGRSGGGRSSGGPRREGGGSFGPRREGGSGGGGFRSDRNSAPREGGGFRSDRSSSAPKREGGFRSSTPRTEGGSDRAPRRSESFGDSPRPRRPRRD; from the coding sequence ATGAATAAATTTGAACAATTAGGATTGAATGAATCGTTACTGAAGGCGATTTTAGATCTAGGATTTGAAAATCCGTCAGAGGTACAGGAAAAGGCGATTCCCCTATTATTGGAAAAAGACACAGATATGGTTGCGTTGGCTCAGACAGGGACAGGGAAAACGGCAGCTTTCGGTTTTCCGCTAATTCAAAAAATTGATGCTGACAACAGGAATACACAAGCATTAGTTTTATCGCCAACACGAGAACTTTGTTTACAGATTACCAACGAACTTAAAAACTACTCAAAATACGAGAAAGGTATTAATGTGGTAGCAGTTTACGGCGGGGCTAGTATTACAGAGCAAGCTAGGGACATTAAAAGAGGAGCACAAATTATTGTGGCAACTCCGGGAAGAATGCAAGACATGATTAACAGAGGTTTAGTAAACATTAAAAATATAGATTACTGTATTCTTGATGAGGCTGACGAAATGTTAAACATGGGATTTTATGAGGATATCGTATCTATTTTATCCGATACTCCAGATCAAAAAAGTACATGGTTGTTCTCTGCAACTATGCCACAAGAGGTTGCAAGAATTGCAAAACAATTCATGAGCGATCCTGTAGAAATTACTGTTGGAGCTAAGAACTCAGGTTCTGCAACAGTTTCTCACGAATTTTACTTAGTAAATGCACGTGATCGTTACGAAGCTTTAAAACGTTTAGCCGATGCAAATCCGGATATTTTCTCTGTGGTTTTCTGTCGTACTAAAAGAGATACACAAGCTGTAGCTGAAAAATTAATTGAAGATGGATACAGCGCTGCTGCATTGCACGGAGATTTATCTCAGGCGCAACGTGATGGTGTAATGAAATCTTTCCGTGGAAGACAAATTCAGATGCTTGTTGCTACTGACGTTGCTGCACGTGGTATTGACGTTGATAATATTACTCACGTAGTAAATTACCAGCTTCCTGACGAAATTGAAACTTACAATCACCGTTCAGGACGTACCGGTAGAGCCGGAAAATTAGGAACTTCTATTGTAATTGTTACAAAAAGTGAGTTGCGTAAAATTTCTTCTATCGAAAGAATCATCAAACAAAAGTTTGAAGAAAAAGCTATTCCATCAGGAATCGAAATTTGCGAAATTCAATTATTGCACTTAGCAAATAAAATTAAAGATACTGAGGTTGATCACGAAATTGACAACTATTTACCGGCAATCAACAATGTTCTTGAAGGTTTATCTAAAGAAGAATTGATTAAGAAAATGGTTTCAGTAGAATTTAACCGTTTCATTGCTTACTACAAAAAGAACAGAGATATTTCTAATCAGTCTTCAGGTTCTGAAAGACGCGAAAGAACTGATTCTGAACCAAGAGAATTTAATAATAACGGAGCAGTTCGTTATTTTGTAAACATTGGTTCAAGAGACAATTTCGACTGGATGACGCTAAAAGATTACTTGAAAGAAACATTAGACTTAGGTCGTGATGACGTTTTCAAAGTAGATGTAAAAGAAGGTTTTTCTTTCTTTAACACTGATCCTGAACACACTGATAAAGTAATGGAAGTATTAAACAACGTACAATTAGAAGGACGTCGTATTAATGTTGAAATTTCTAAAAATGATGGTGGCGGAAGACGTGACCATAATGGACGCAGCGGCGGTGGACGTTCTTCTGGAGGTCCAAGACGTGAAGGCGGAGGAAGCTTCGGTCCCAGACGTGAAGGTGGTTCTGGTGGCGGAGGTTTTAGAAGCGACAGAAACTCAGCTCCAAGAGAAGGTGGCGGTTTCAGAAGCGACAGAAGTTCATCTGCTCCAAAAAGAGAAGGTGGTTTTAGAAGCTCAACTCCAAGAACAGAAGGTGGTTCAGACAGAGCCCCAAGACGTTCTGAAAGCTTTGGTGATTCGCCAAGACCAAGAAGACCAAGAAGAGATTAA
- a CDS encoding non-canonical purine NTP diphosphatase, translating into MQLVFASNNQNKIKEIQSILNGSIQLLSLEDIGCHEDIPETAETIEGNAILKANYVTEKYDYDCFADDTGLEVIALNGEPGVYSARYAGEQRNADDNMNKLLEALSDKEDRSAQFKTVIALNLKGKQHLFTGIAKGEITLNKTGNHGFGYDPIFQPENYKETFAELSSEIKNKISHRAKATQQLIDFLNSTK; encoded by the coding sequence ATGCAACTTGTTTTCGCTTCAAACAATCAAAATAAAATTAAAGAAATTCAAAGTATCTTAAACGGATCGATACAATTATTAAGTCTTGAGGATATTGGCTGTCACGAAGATATTCCTGAAACTGCTGAAACTATTGAAGGAAACGCGATTTTGAAAGCCAATTATGTTACCGAAAAATATGATTATGATTGTTTTGCTGATGATACCGGTCTGGAAGTTATAGCTTTAAATGGTGAGCCGGGTGTTTACTCAGCAAGATATGCCGGCGAACAGCGTAATGCTGATGATAATATGAATAAACTTTTAGAAGCTTTATCAGATAAAGAAGATCGCAGCGCTCAATTCAAAACTGTTATAGCTTTAAACTTAAAAGGAAAACAACATCTTTTTACAGGAATTGCAAAAGGCGAAATTACTTTGAATAAAACCGGAAATCATGGTTTTGGATATGACCCGATATTTCAGCCTGAAAACTATAAGGAGACTTTTGCCGAATTATCTTCTGAAATTAAGAATAAAATCAGCCATCGTGCAAAAGCAACTCAGCAACTAATTGATTTTCTGAACTCCACAAAATAA
- a CDS encoding ABC transporter ATP-binding protein: protein MPFVKPYRKMVIATLLLTFLGSFAAQVNALILKYTVDTISNLMVAHEPLSKGFHLLGIISIVLLSKELIYSVVQFGQKFYGEKLRIFITRDISQTIVEKILSYRMEFYTSGENESGKLQTRIDLGISSLTRLVQNFFIDILPLFANAFVALILMFYANVYVGLVSLCIIPIYFYVSQLQASKLSGFRRRMRNYRETKNNGIISLIESITVIKSFVREPMEADRHQKIQFEMTENQLATRKTSFIFESIKGFIEQIGVVIIIILTAYFVLNNTMTIGAIMFHIMLFNNVSSPIRQLHRIYDEVNDALIYSEGFFDILESENEKEISGNYIPEKIVGLIEVKNVDFAYPNGTKALSDINFTIKPNETTALVGLSGAGKSTIINLLDKFYLPSSGKIYLDGVDLNDYNTDFLRKNIGLVLQKNHIFKGTIAENILYGNPEASKSEVIDAAKQAYIHEQVMQLPKGYDSDAHLLSGGQQQRIAIARLFLKNPPIIFLDEPTASLDAIATEQIKKSLDAIKKDRTVIIISHSISQIIDASHIIVLEKGRCIEQGAHDELYDNKSVYYEIFTAMANSLNIDKITQTLE, encoded by the coding sequence ATGCCTTTTGTGAAACCGTATCGAAAAATGGTAATCGCAACTTTATTACTTACTTTTTTAGGTTCATTTGCAGCACAGGTAAATGCTTTAATATTAAAGTATACCGTTGATACAATCAGTAATTTAATGGTGGCGCATGAACCATTATCAAAAGGATTTCATTTATTGGGCATTATAAGTATTGTTTTGCTTTCTAAAGAGTTAATTTATTCAGTCGTGCAATTTGGACAGAAATTTTATGGAGAAAAACTACGCATATTTATAACCCGCGATATTTCGCAGACAATCGTAGAGAAAATTTTAAGCTACAGAATGGAGTTTTACACGTCAGGCGAAAATGAAAGTGGAAAACTTCAAACCAGAATCGATTTAGGAATCAGCAGTTTAACACGATTGGTACAAAACTTTTTTATTGATATTCTGCCCTTGTTTGCTAATGCTTTTGTGGCTTTGATCTTGATGTTTTATGCCAATGTTTATGTTGGTTTGGTAAGTTTATGTATTATTCCAATTTACTTTTATGTCAGTCAGTTGCAAGCCAGTAAATTAAGTGGCTTTCGCCGAAGAATGCGTAATTATCGTGAAACAAAGAATAACGGGATCATAAGTTTAATTGAATCCATAACGGTAATTAAATCTTTTGTTCGCGAACCAATGGAAGCAGATCGGCATCAGAAAATTCAGTTTGAAATGACCGAAAATCAATTGGCTACCAGAAAAACCAGTTTCATTTTTGAAAGTATTAAAGGATTTATAGAACAAATAGGAGTAGTCATAATCATTATTCTTACCGCTTATTTTGTTTTGAATAATACGATGACGATTGGTGCAATCATGTTTCATATTATGTTATTTAATAATGTTTCGTCTCCAATCAGGCAGTTACACCGAATTTATGATGAAGTAAATGATGCTTTAATTTATTCAGAAGGTTTCTTCGATATTTTAGAATCTGAAAATGAAAAAGAAATCAGCGGGAATTATATTCCTGAAAAAATAGTGGGTTTAATTGAAGTTAAAAATGTTGATTTTGCTTATCCAAATGGAACCAAAGCACTTTCGGATATTAATTTTACCATAAAACCAAATGAAACAACTGCTTTGGTGGGTTTAAGCGGAGCCGGAAAAAGTACTATTATTAATTTGCTGGATAAGTTTTATTTGCCTTCTTCCGGAAAAATTTATCTGGATGGAGTTGATTTAAATGATTATAATACTGATTTTCTGCGAAAAAACATTGGATTGGTTTTGCAGAAGAACCACATTTTTAAAGGTACAATTGCTGAGAATATTCTTTACGGAAATCCCGAAGCTTCAAAATCAGAAGTTATAGATGCGGCTAAACAAGCTTATATTCATGAACAAGTGATGCAATTGCCTAAAGGATACGATTCTGATGCGCATTTGCTTTCTGGCGGACAACAACAACGAATCGCAATTGCGAGGTTGTTTTTAAAAAATCCGCCCATTATTTTTTTAGACGAACCTACGGCAAGTCTCGATGCAATTGCGACTGAGCAAATAAAGAAATCATTAGACGCCATAAAAAAAGACAGAACAGTGATTATTATTTCGCATAGTATTTCTCAAATTATTGATGCATCACATATTATTGTTTTAGAAAAAGGAAGATGTATAGAACAAGGTGCACATGATGAACTGTATGATAACAAATCAGTGTATTATGAGATATTTACGGCAATGGCGAATAGTTTAAATATTGATAAAATTACGCAGACGCTTGAGTAA
- a CDS encoding glycoside hydrolase family 88 protein encodes MNTRFTTLILTLFLLGNIGYSQKDKSFNIKKQLEYCANQASETLKVIPNDGTSPRTIPLGSKEWKFVNYKDWTSGFWPGELWYLYEATGDKKWEKEADKFSQFLTPLSVNKANDHDLGFQVFNSFGNGYRLTKNPAYKTIILKTADTLATLFNPKVGTIQSWPHNKFGGHNTIIDNMMNLELLFWASKNGGNKKLYDIAVKHAETTMNNHFRPDYSSYHVIIYDYETGKKIKGRTAQGYSDDSMWARGQAWAIYGFTMVYRETKDPKFLDFAHKIARVYLDRLTTDDLVPYWDFNAPNIPNEPRDASAAAIVSSALIELSSYTKDKTLKNEYLTKSKKMIVSLSDHYQSHDVNSAFLLHSTGHKPAGSEIDCSINYADYYYLEALLRLQKLK; translated from the coding sequence ATGAATACAAGATTTACAACGCTGATTTTGACTTTGTTTCTACTAGGAAATATAGGTTATTCTCAAAAAGACAAATCCTTTAATATTAAAAAACAGCTTGAATATTGTGCGAATCAGGCTTCTGAAACTTTAAAAGTAATTCCGAATGATGGAACTTCGCCAAGAACTATTCCGTTAGGAAGCAAAGAATGGAAGTTTGTAAATTACAAAGATTGGACGAGTGGTTTCTGGCCTGGAGAATTGTGGTATTTATATGAAGCAACCGGAGATAAAAAATGGGAAAAAGAAGCCGATAAATTCAGTCAGTTTTTAACACCATTGTCTGTAAACAAAGCAAATGATCATGATTTAGGATTTCAGGTTTTTAATAGCTTTGGAAACGGATATCGATTAACCAAAAATCCGGCATACAAAACTATTATCTTGAAAACTGCTGATACGCTGGCTACGCTTTTTAATCCAAAAGTAGGAACAATTCAGTCTTGGCCTCATAATAAATTTGGCGGTCATAACACAATCATCGATAATATGATGAATTTAGAATTGCTTTTTTGGGCATCTAAAAATGGAGGAAACAAAAAGCTATATGATATTGCCGTAAAACATGCTGAAACTACAATGAATAATCATTTCAGACCAGATTACAGTTCGTATCACGTTATAATTTATGATTATGAAACCGGCAAAAAGATAAAAGGAAGAACTGCACAAGGATATAGCGACGATAGTATGTGGGCGAGAGGTCAGGCTTGGGCAATTTATGGTTTTACAATGGTTTACAGAGAAACAAAAGATCCTAAGTTTTTAGATTTTGCTCATAAAATAGCGCGTGTTTATTTGGACAGATTAACAACTGACGATTTAGTTCCGTATTGGGATTTTAATGCGCCTAACATTCCAAATGAACCCAGAGATGCATCTGCAGCAGCAATTGTATCTTCGGCATTAATTGAATTGAGTTCGTATACAAAAGATAAAACACTGAAAAATGAATATCTTACCAAATCTAAAAAAATGATCGTTTCGCTTTCTGACCATTATCAGAGTCATGATGTTAATTCGGCATTTTTACTTCATTCAACCGGGCACAAACCAGCCGGAAGTGAAATTGATTGTTCTATAAATTATGCAGATTATTATTATCTTGAAGCACTTTTGAGACTTCAAAAACTAAAATAA